The following proteins are encoded in a genomic region of Ornithinibacillus sp. 4-3:
- the thiI gene encoding tRNA uracil 4-sulfurtransferase ThiI, whose product MQYDHILIRYGELALKGNNIKQFINQLQRNIRHKLKKFPNIQIKRTQGRLFILLHGEDPQPIIQICRNIFGISSLSLAIKAENNVEEIKKAALFALNHAENIKTFKVSVRRVDKKFSYGSQEMNQILGKHLLQNTEDITVDVHHPDVEVKVEIRNTGTFITSSVIQGLGGLPVGTSGKSLLLLSGGIDSPVSGFLAIKRGVAIDAIHFHSPPYTSERAKQKVIDLAKELTKYTKRIKIHMVPFTKLQQEIFKKIPDGYAMTVMRRMMLRISEQVCKDNELLSMTTGESLGQVASQTMESMNAINEVTNFPVLRPLISMDKHEIIKISREINTYDISIRPYEDCCTIFVPRSPKTRPKRERVIGYEQAFDYHELLQETIKGIETVTITDEEEVSPKFDNLL is encoded by the coding sequence ATGCAATATGATCATATTTTAATTAGGTATGGTGAATTGGCGTTAAAAGGGAATAATATTAAACAATTCATCAATCAATTACAGAGAAATATTCGACATAAATTAAAAAAATTTCCTAACATCCAAATAAAAAGAACCCAAGGTCGTCTTTTTATTTTATTACATGGAGAAGATCCACAGCCAATTATCCAAATTTGCAGAAATATTTTTGGTATTTCCAGTTTAAGTTTGGCTATAAAAGCAGAAAATAATGTAGAAGAAATAAAAAAAGCAGCTTTATTCGCATTGAATCATGCAGAAAATATTAAGACATTTAAAGTATCTGTTCGAAGAGTAGATAAAAAATTTTCGTATGGATCACAGGAAATGAATCAAATCTTAGGTAAACATTTACTACAGAATACTGAAGATATTACAGTGGACGTACATCATCCAGATGTTGAAGTAAAAGTAGAAATTAGAAATACGGGTACATTTATCACTTCAAGTGTAATTCAAGGTCTTGGCGGATTACCTGTAGGAACAAGTGGAAAGTCATTATTATTACTTTCAGGAGGAATTGATAGTCCTGTCTCAGGATTTTTAGCAATTAAGCGTGGTGTCGCTATTGATGCCATTCATTTCCATTCTCCACCGTATACAAGTGAACGTGCAAAACAAAAAGTAATTGATTTAGCAAAAGAATTAACAAAGTATACAAAACGAATTAAAATTCATATGGTGCCATTTACAAAGCTACAACAAGAAATTTTTAAAAAAATACCAGATGGATATGCGATGACCGTGATGCGTCGAATGATGCTTCGAATTAGTGAGCAAGTATGTAAAGATAATGAATTACTTTCAATGACTACAGGTGAAAGTCTTGGACAAGTGGCTAGTCAAACAATGGAAAGTATGAATGCAATCAATGAAGTAACGAATTTTCCAGTATTAAGACCGCTAATTTCAATGGATAAACATGAAATTATAAAAATATCTCGTGAAATAAATACGTATGATATTTCAATTCGTCCTTATGAGGACTGCTGTACGATTTTTGTTCCAAGATCGCCAAAAACAAGACCAAAGCGCGAACGAGTTATCGGTTATGAACAAGCTTTTGATTATCATGAATTATTACAAGAAACAATTAAAGGCATTGAAACAGTAACGATTACAGATGAAGAAGAAGTAAGCCCAAAATTTGACAATCTTTTATAA
- the tyrS gene encoding tyrosine--tRNA ligase codes for MDILQDLESRGLVHSVTDREGLQAHLSKNVVTLYCGFDPTADSLHIGHLLPITMLKRFQLAGHRPIALIGGGTGMIGDPSGRTSERSLNTAEVVQGYSESIKNQLGSLLQFDEHENSPLARNNHDWLSSKTYIEFLRDVGKHFTINYMLAKDSVSSRIEQGITYTEFSYMLLQSFDFYNLYVQDNCTLQIGGSDQWGNITAGMEYIRRSRENQEEEIQVFGLTVPLITKADGTKFGKTAGGAVWLDKEKTTPYEFYQFWINTDDRDVIKFIKYFTFLSEEETSSLEIEVVERPNERKAQKRLAEEITKWVHGEEALAQAIKISASLFSGDVKTLTASEIKQGFKDVPTYVAEQGDMSLIDLLVDAKISPSRRQAREDITNGAIYINGERNQDLNYVLEQADRIENQFTIIRRGRKNYFLIQYN; via the coding sequence GTGGATATTTTACAGGATTTAGAAAGTCGTGGTTTAGTACATTCAGTGACAGATAGAGAAGGGCTTCAAGCACATTTAAGTAAGAATGTGGTTACTCTATATTGTGGATTTGATCCTACAGCAGATAGTTTGCATATTGGTCATTTACTACCAATTACCATGTTAAAACGATTCCAATTAGCAGGACATCGACCTATTGCATTAATTGGTGGAGGTACAGGAATGATTGGTGACCCAAGCGGGCGTACTTCTGAAAGATCACTTAATACAGCTGAGGTTGTACAAGGGTATAGTGAGAGTATTAAAAATCAATTAGGTTCACTGCTTCAATTTGATGAGCATGAAAATTCGCCATTAGCTAGAAATAACCATGATTGGTTATCGTCGAAAACATATATTGAATTCTTAAGAGATGTTGGCAAGCATTTTACAATTAATTATATGCTAGCAAAGGATTCTGTTTCTTCGCGGATTGAGCAGGGAATCACATACACAGAGTTTAGCTATATGTTGCTACAATCTTTTGATTTCTATAATTTATATGTTCAAGATAATTGTACATTGCAAATTGGTGGTAGTGATCAGTGGGGGAATATTACGGCTGGAATGGAGTACATCCGTCGTTCCCGAGAGAATCAAGAAGAAGAGATTCAAGTTTTTGGCTTAACAGTTCCATTAATTACAAAAGCAGATGGCACGAAGTTTGGTAAAACGGCTGGTGGGGCAGTATGGTTAGATAAAGAAAAAACTACACCATATGAATTTTACCAATTCTGGATTAACACAGATGATCGTGATGTAATCAAGTTTATTAAATATTTTACGTTCTTATCAGAAGAGGAGACTTCTTCATTAGAAATAGAAGTTGTAGAGCGCCCAAATGAGCGCAAAGCACAAAAACGTTTAGCGGAAGAAATTACGAAATGGGTTCACGGAGAAGAAGCATTAGCACAAGCAATTAAAATTTCGGCATCTTTATTTAGTGGAGATGTAAAAACTTTGACAGCTAGTGAAATTAAACAAGGATTTAAAGATGTTCCTACATACGTAGCTGAGCAAGGGGATATGAGCTTAATTGATTTATTAGTAGATGCTAAAATCTCACCTTCACGTCGTCAAGCTCGTGAAGACATTACTAACGGAGCAATTTATATTAATGGTGAACGTAATCAAGATCTCAATTATGTATTGGAGCAAGCAGATCGCATCGAAAATCAATTTACTATTATTCGTCGCGGACGTAAAAACTACTTCTTAATACAATACAATTAA
- the tpx gene encoding thiol peroxidase: MVQVTFAQKPVTLIGPEIQVGNDAPNFKVLSNDLQEVTLDKYDGKVKIISVVPSIDTGVCAAQTRRFNEEAAKLDDIQILTISMDLPFAQARYCAAEGIDNVDTLSDHRDADFGQKYGVLMEELRLLARAVFVVDADNKVTYVEYVSEVTDHPDYDAVLNHVKK; the protein is encoded by the coding sequence ATGGTTCAAGTAACTTTTGCACAAAAGCCGGTAACATTGATTGGTCCGGAGATTCAGGTAGGTAATGATGCACCAAATTTTAAGGTGTTATCTAATGATTTACAAGAAGTTACCTTAGATAAATATGATGGAAAAGTAAAAATTATTAGTGTTGTACCTTCTATAGACACAGGTGTATGTGCTGCACAAACACGCAGATTTAATGAAGAAGCAGCAAAATTAGATGATATTCAAATTTTAACAATTAGTATGGACTTACCATTTGCCCAAGCACGTTATTGTGCTGCTGAAGGGATTGATAATGTAGATACATTATCTGATCATCGTGATGCAGACTTTGGACAAAAATATGGAGTATTAATGGAAGAATTACGCTTACTAGCTAGAGCAGTTTTTGTTGTAGATGCAGATAATAAAGTCACTTATGTGGAATATGTAAGTGAAGTAACAGATCATCCCGATTATGATGCTGTATTAAATCACGTAAAAAAATAA
- a CDS encoding DUF4282 domain-containing protein, which produces MDKFLNFDSMITPLIIKVVFWIGVGVSVLAGLSMIIMGLNSTFGNGFQVISGLATIVVGPILVRIYCELLIIMFKMHESLQDIRQTLKKQSID; this is translated from the coding sequence ATGGATAAATTTTTAAATTTTGATTCCATGATTACTCCACTTATTATTAAAGTTGTTTTCTGGATTGGAGTTGGGGTTTCAGTTCTTGCTGGACTTAGTATGATTATTATGGGATTAAATTCTACTTTCGGAAATGGTTTCCAGGTTATATCTGGACTTGCTACAATTGTTGTTGGTCCTATCCTTGTAAGAATTTATTGCGAACTTTTAATTATTATGTTTAAAATGCATGAGTCACTTCAAGACATTCGTCAGACTTTAAAAAAGCAATCTATTGATTAA
- the ezrA gene encoding septation ring formation regulator EzrA, with product MPYIIGTALLIITIIIVGLILRKKIYDDVDKKEMWKMDIMNRDTAAQLSRVKNLNLMGETQQKFNTWKDRWDRIVTKVLPEVEEYLFDAEDAADRYRFSSAKKILSEIDQTLHNVEIEIEEILAELHQLLETEEKNREEMEQLLPEVKDIQKRLIQNGYQYGHALPAFEATIKEIESEITAYNEQVESGNYMEAQQSVEKIKPELDEFLTKLDEFPKIYKTVKDTLPAQIKELAQGIQKMKEEGYRVEQLGLEKEVKGYEQRLEDCMNTLKSGDNAEVKVIIEEMEERIKEIYEDLEKEALARNYIETKLPSHEKQVEENLASFEETKREVEMLKSTYYFEDSDMEKLMTMEKEINQLKKSHEEIEQELEGESISYSEIRGNLEAGFEKLTTLEEKQTAFKEFILKLRQDELKAKEDLEKMKRQVNDIHRKLVKSNVPGIPTFIWTLLETAVDKNTKVLKALDNKPLDITVVRHALEEANDAIENTMEQTDKMIEQAYLTERVIQYANRYRSQVPELAERLKESERLFRAYEYELALENAATALEEIEPGALRSIEAK from the coding sequence ATGCCATATATCATTGGAACTGCATTATTAATCATAACTATTATAATTGTCGGACTCATTTTGCGTAAAAAAATATACGATGATGTGGATAAGAAAGAAATGTGGAAAATGGACATCATGAATCGCGATACAGCTGCACAGCTTTCCCGAGTAAAGAATTTAAATTTAATGGGAGAAACGCAACAAAAGTTTAATACTTGGAAAGATCGCTGGGATCGAATCGTTACAAAAGTGCTGCCAGAGGTTGAAGAGTATTTATTTGATGCAGAAGATGCAGCAGATCGTTATCGCTTCTCAAGTGCTAAAAAAATATTATCAGAGATTGATCAAACTTTACATAATGTAGAAATAGAGATTGAAGAAATATTAGCAGAATTACATCAATTGCTTGAAACAGAAGAAAAAAACAGAGAAGAAATGGAGCAATTGTTGCCAGAAGTAAAAGATATCCAAAAAAGGCTCATTCAAAATGGTTACCAATACGGACATGCATTACCAGCATTTGAAGCAACTATCAAAGAAATAGAATCTGAAATCACAGCATACAATGAACAAGTAGAGTCTGGTAACTATATGGAAGCACAACAATCAGTAGAGAAGATTAAGCCAGAATTAGATGAGTTTTTAACTAAGCTTGATGAGTTTCCAAAAATTTATAAGACAGTTAAGGATACTTTACCAGCTCAAATTAAGGAATTAGCACAAGGTATTCAAAAAATGAAAGAAGAGGGATACCGAGTAGAGCAACTGGGACTTGAAAAGGAAGTAAAAGGATATGAGCAGCGTTTAGAGGATTGTATGAACACCCTGAAAAGTGGCGATAATGCAGAAGTTAAAGTGATTATAGAAGAAATGGAAGAAAGAATCAAAGAGATTTATGAAGATTTAGAAAAAGAAGCATTAGCTCGTAACTATATTGAAACAAAATTACCTAGTCATGAGAAGCAAGTAGAAGAGAATTTGGCTAGCTTTGAAGAAACAAAAAGAGAAGTTGAAATGTTAAAATCAACATATTACTTTGAAGACAGTGATATGGAAAAACTTATGACTATGGAAAAAGAAATTAATCAATTGAAGAAGTCTCATGAAGAAATAGAGCAAGAACTTGAGGGAGAATCAATTTCGTATTCGGAAATTCGTGGCAATTTAGAGGCCGGCTTTGAAAAGTTAACAACATTAGAGGAGAAACAGACTGCATTTAAAGAGTTTATCCTTAAATTACGTCAAGATGAATTAAAAGCAAAAGAAGATTTAGAAAAAATGAAAAGACAAGTAAATGATATTCATCGAAAATTAGTTAAAAGTAATGTTCCAGGGATCCCAACATTTATTTGGACATTATTAGAGACTGCTGTGGATAAAAACACAAAAGTATTAAAAGCATTGGATAATAAACCTTTAGATATTACTGTAGTTCGTCATGCATTAGAGGAAGCAAATGATGCAATTGAAAATACGATGGAACAAACAGACAAAATGATTGAACAAGCATATTTAACAGAACGAGTGATTCAGTATGCAAATCGTTATAGAAGCCAAGTTCCAGAGCTTGCGGAAAGATTGAAAGAATCTGAGCGATTATTTAGAGCATATGAATATGAATTAGCATTAGAAAATGCGGCAACTGCATTAGAGGAAATAGAACCAGGAGCATTGAGAAGTATAGAAGCGAAATAA
- the rpsD gene encoding 30S ribosomal protein S4 has translation MSRFTGSLWKKSRRYGISLTGTGKELEKRPFAPGQHGASRKKISEYGLQQQEKQKLRFMYGLNERQYSNLFKQAGKMKGIHGENFMVLLECRLDNLVYRLGLARTRRQARQLVNHGHILVDGKRVDIPSYRVKPNQVIGLREKSKNLSIVKEAVEANSFVPDYLSFDAEKLEGVFTRLPERSELPAEINESLIVEFYSRH, from the coding sequence ATGTCACGTTTCACAGGATCTCTTTGGAAAAAATCACGCCGTTACGGTATTTCATTAACTGGAACTGGTAAAGAATTAGAAAAACGCCCTTTCGCTCCAGGTCAGCACGGAGCAAGCAGAAAGAAAATTTCTGAGTATGGGTTACAACAACAGGAAAAGCAAAAATTACGTTTCATGTATGGCTTAAACGAGCGTCAATACAGCAACTTATTTAAGCAAGCTGGTAAAATGAAAGGTATTCATGGTGAAAACTTCATGGTTTTACTTGAGTGCCGCCTTGATAACCTTGTATACCGCTTAGGTTTAGCTCGTACAAGAAGACAAGCTCGTCAATTAGTAAATCATGGTCATATTCTTGTTGATGGTAAGCGTGTAGATATTCCATCTTACCGCGTAAAACCAAATCAAGTAATTGGCTTGAGAGAAAAATCTAAAAACTTAAGCATCGTTAAAGAAGCTGTAGAAGCAAACAGCTTTGTACCTGATTACTTATCTTTTGATGCTGAGAAATTAGAAGGTGTATTCACTCGCCTTCCTGAGCGTTCTGAACTTCCAGCAGAAATTAACGAATCATTAATCGTTGAATTCTATTCACGTCATTAA
- a CDS encoding cysteine desulfurase family protein, translated as MIYFDNSATTKPNPSVLSSFLEVSEKFFANPSSIHPLGGESEKLLTAARTQIAQILQVEANEIIFTSGGTEGNSLAIKGIAEQYQSRGKHIITTMIEHPSVYETCKALENKGFDITYLPVNEDGIISVDTLEKEIREDTILISIMHVNHEIGSIQPIEQIGKIAKKHPKLYFHVDGVQGLGKVPLHIKNSGIDLCTFSGHKIHGLNGTGVFYVNNKMRIHPLFHGGEQERKIRSGTENLAGAVAFAKALRLIKDKEIEGRKHLKSIQTYLREELEEMDGIYLNSPTHGAPQILSISAPGWKPEVIIHKLAEKNIYISTKSACSSKQDEPSRVVLACGFGEDRAASALRISLSYDNTKEEAMTFIEVFKETIMYLKKVMEKQSV; from the coding sequence ATGATTTATTTTGATAACAGTGCTACAACAAAACCAAATCCATCTGTACTCAGTAGCTTTTTAGAAGTATCAGAGAAATTTTTTGCCAATCCTTCCTCCATTCATCCATTAGGAGGAGAATCAGAAAAGTTATTAACTGCAGCTCGCACGCAAATTGCTCAAATTTTACAAGTAGAAGCAAATGAAATTATTTTTACATCAGGTGGGACAGAGGGAAATAGCCTAGCGATTAAAGGAATTGCTGAGCAATATCAGTCACGTGGAAAGCACATTATCACCACAATGATAGAACACCCTTCTGTATATGAGACATGTAAAGCTCTTGAAAATAAAGGGTTTGATATTACTTATCTTCCTGTTAATGAAGATGGAATTATCTCTGTTGATACTCTAGAAAAAGAGATTCGTGAAGACACCATACTGATTAGTATAATGCATGTGAATCATGAAATAGGCTCCATACAACCAATAGAACAAATTGGTAAAATAGCGAAAAAGCACCCTAAGCTCTATTTTCATGTTGATGGTGTTCAAGGACTTGGAAAAGTTCCTTTACACATAAAAAATAGCGGGATAGATTTATGTACCTTCTCTGGACATAAAATTCATGGTTTAAATGGTACTGGAGTTTTTTATGTTAATAATAAGATGAGAATCCATCCTTTATTTCATGGAGGAGAGCAAGAAAGAAAAATTCGCTCAGGAACAGAAAATTTAGCAGGTGCTGTTGCATTTGCTAAGGCGCTGCGATTGATAAAGGATAAAGAAATTGAGGGAAGAAAGCATTTAAAGTCTATCCAAACATATTTAAGAGAAGAGTTAGAAGAGATGGATGGAATTTATCTAAATTCTCCAACTCACGGGGCACCACAAATTTTAAGCATTTCTGCACCTGGATGGAAGCCGGAAGTCATTATTCATAAATTAGCAGAAAAAAATATTTATATTTCCACAAAATCTGCATGTTCTTCCAAGCAAGATGAACCTAGCCGCGTAGTATTGGCGTGTGGATTTGGAGAAGATCGCGCTGCTTCTGCACTGCGTATTAGTCTGTCCTATGATAATACAAAAGAAGAAGCGATGACATTTATCGAAGTGTTTAAAGAAACAATTATGTATTTGAAGAAAGTAATGGAAAAACAATCAGTTTAA
- a CDS encoding GAF domain-containing protein: MFQVENYSGDKSKDYQLLIKQLDALITGETDEIVILANSSALLNQFLDNVNWVGFYLWKNDQLILGPFQGLPACTTIAIGKGVCGTAAAERKTQLVANVEAFPGHIACDAASKSEIVIPIIMDDKIYGVLDIDSPIYDRFDEIDQKYLEEFIEHLKTFLK, from the coding sequence ATGTTTCAAGTTGAAAATTATTCTGGTGACAAATCAAAAGATTATCAGTTATTAATAAAACAGTTAGATGCATTAATAACAGGAGAAACCGATGAAATAGTTATTTTAGCTAATTCATCTGCATTATTAAATCAATTTTTAGACAATGTTAATTGGGTTGGCTTCTATCTGTGGAAAAATGATCAATTAATACTTGGACCTTTTCAAGGATTACCAGCTTGTACAACCATTGCGATTGGTAAAGGAGTCTGTGGAACTGCAGCAGCAGAGAGAAAAACACAGCTTGTAGCCAATGTTGAAGCGTTTCCTGGCCATATTGCTTGTGATGCTGCAAGTAAATCAGAAATTGTTATTCCAATCATCATGGATGACAAAATATACGGTGTGTTAGATATTGATAGTCCTATTTATGATCGTTTTGATGAAATTGACCAGAAATACTTAGAAGAATTTATTGAGCACTTAAAAACATTTTTAAAATAA
- a CDS encoding small, acid-soluble spore protein, alpha/beta type, translating into MANNNSNQLVVPGAQQAIDQMKYEIAQEFGVNLGPDSTSRANGSVGGEITKRLVSMAQQQLGGQNQQ; encoded by the coding sequence ATGGCAAATAACAATTCAAATCAGTTAGTTGTACCTGGAGCTCAACAAGCGATTGACCAAATGAAATATGAAATCGCTCAGGAATTTGGTGTTAATTTAGGTCCTGATTCAACATCTCGTGCCAACGGATCTGTTGGTGGTGAGATCACTAAGCGTTTAGTGTCTATGGCTCAACAACAACTAGGTGGGCAAAATCAACAATAA
- a CDS encoding YeiH family protein translates to MSTSSQNIKPKKETESLLAGIIFVLMIGIIAHIIGKVYPVIGGAVTGIIIGFLIRNFIGVPKIYEKGLDYTIKKLLKVAIVLMGFSLSFSTVINVSGSAVVVVLVSVILGLVLTYFVGRMFGLSGNLPLLIGIGTSICGATAIATTSPILKAKEEEFVYAVNTIFAFNIIAVILYPMIGQLFDLSDHVFGIWAGAAIHDTSSVVAAGYMYSDEAGGTAVIVKLLRTLMLIPLALLLAIFVSYRFKKTNQVDTGERVKISKIFPYFILVFVGVVLLNTFIPFPTMVSDSTNFVAKFLIIMVMTSVGLKANFKDIARIGARPFIVGLISSVIIGVVSITLILILQ, encoded by the coding sequence ATGAGTACTTCTTCACAAAATATCAAGCCAAAGAAAGAAACGGAAAGCCTGTTAGCCGGAATTATATTTGTTTTAATGATTGGAATCATTGCTCATATTATAGGAAAAGTATATCCAGTAATTGGTGGAGCAGTTACTGGGATTATTATCGGTTTTCTTATCCGGAATTTTATTGGGGTTCCTAAGATTTATGAAAAAGGTCTTGATTACACAATAAAAAAACTGCTTAAAGTAGCTATTGTCTTAATGGGATTCTCATTAAGCTTTTCTACTGTAATCAATGTAAGTGGTAGTGCTGTAGTAGTAGTCCTGGTTAGTGTGATTTTAGGATTAGTATTAACTTACTTTGTTGGAAGAATGTTTGGCTTATCTGGAAACCTTCCATTATTAATTGGAATTGGGACTTCGATTTGTGGGGCTACAGCAATCGCAACAACTTCACCAATTCTAAAGGCAAAGGAAGAAGAGTTTGTTTATGCAGTAAATACGATTTTTGCGTTTAATATCATTGCGGTGATTTTATATCCAATGATTGGACAACTATTTGATTTATCTGATCATGTATTCGGAATATGGGCGGGAGCAGCAATTCATGATACATCATCTGTAGTTGCCGCAGGATATATGTATAGTGATGAAGCTGGTGGAACAGCTGTTATTGTAAAGTTGCTAAGAACATTAATGTTAATTCCACTTGCATTATTGCTCGCTATTTTTGTGAGTTATCGCTTCAAAAAAACGAATCAAGTCGACACAGGAGAACGTGTGAAGATTAGTAAAATCTTTCCTTATTTTATCTTAGTTTTTGTTGGTGTGGTCTTGTTAAATACATTTATCCCATTTCCAACAATGGTAAGTGATTCTACAAACTTTGTTGCTAAATTCTTAATTATTATGGTAATGACTAGTGTAGGATTGAAAGCGAATTTTAAAGATATTGCTCGGATTGGAGCACGGCCATTTATTGTTGGATTAATTTCATCTGTTATTATTGGTGTTGTCAGTATAACTTTAATTTTAATTTTACAATAG